The DNA window CTATTGGATTCACATTCtagttcttttttattttttatatgatctTCATGTTCATCTATAAAAGTAActttttttacaattttcatttttaaatttgtttcattgaatttttctttaatacaAGGGATTAAACATTTTTCTGGGCTTttcattttatcattatttgcaCCTTCTATAATCAGCTCATCATCTTTTTTCCCATTCATTCTTTAAAATGTTATAagttgtataaatatatataaatattatattatatatgtattatttaatcaacggtttgatttatttatttttttttttcaatttaaaaaataaaatatatttataaatgagaatatttcttttttaaaaagtaaacatatatatgtatatatatatatatatatatatatatatatatatatatatattttatatttatttgtaaaatgatttgaaattatattatcattattttaattaaaatgttgttaaacaaatatataaatttcctcttttttttttttttttatttaataaaatattgtatatataaaagtgctattataaaatattttaaaatattatatataacggGCTTTctataaaacaataaaataaaattttagatatgtaattttattatatatataaatatacataatattatatgcatttacatttatatactattatattatagtaaaataatatttatatatttaatatatttttataatatccatcattttataataatatatattatatatatatatatatatatatatatttatatatattattttaatatatgctatttttatatataataaacctTATTAAGGtacaacatattttttttcactacaaatgtatatataatatatttttatatatattaaacaattTATTCAACCCTCAAAAAGGAaggtatacatatatttttttttctactaacaaataatatatataaatatttatattgtaatatatcatcatataaaattatgtagattattttttttatatatacaaagggaaatataaaataaaaataaatataaataatttgtatatggattaattttttttttttttgttttctttttataatttattaaaccccgatgaaagaaaatattacaaaatataatatttaatatatatcattatattttcttacaTATCACATTTAAACAGAATAacatcataaaaatatgttgagtgctatatataattatttattgtatggtacatatatttatataatatgacaatttatttttatgaaaatatagtaaaagttatataaattaagaattatatagaagaaaaaaaaaaaaaaatttataatttacttcatttatttatatttatttttatattttttttttttttttttggggtgaaatatattaaaaattaatagtgGGAAAAACTATTAtcgtataattatatatttttttattgtacCCATATATTTAAGTGTATATTttgtgaatatattttttttgaaatttaTAAGTTCAAAATGAATGAGGAAAATGAAATGAACGAATTGGATGATGCATGTTATGAGGAAAGGACCAATGGATTGGAAAACGAAATGAAGGAATTGGGAAGTAGTAATAATGTTACAAAAGTGGGTGAATTGAATGAAATGATTATAAATGAAActgaagatgatgatgataaagatgatgaagaagaagatgatgaagaagaagatgatgaagaagaagatgatgaagaagaagatgatgaagaagaagatgatgaagaagaagatgatgaagaagaagatgatgaagaagaagatgatgaagatgaatatgatgatgatgatgaagatgatgacaatgaagatgatgacaatgataatgataataataataataataataataataataataatgaggaTGATCTTATAAACTTACAAATTGATGAAGAtccatatttattaaaagacGCAAgttacattaaaaaaaacgaACTGTGGAAAAACAGACAAAGAGTATTAATAGTACGATCccccttaaaaaaaaagggttGTAAATCATTTattgataatttaaaattgtTATTACCTCACCATAAGATGGAAAATAAATGGGACAAAAAAGTTCCGAAAAGtgaattaaatgatataagtTATAGTAGAAATTgtaacaatataatattttttgatgtAAAAAGAAAACGTTATTGTTTATGGATATGTAAAAGTAGAACAGGTCcatctttatattttgaaatattaGATTATATTCCTTTACatagtttattattttcaggtaattgtttattatattcaagacctcttttaatttttagtaAACATTTTGATGAATTAGatcatttaaaattaattaaagaaATGTTTATACATGTTTTTGGAGTACCAAATTATCATCCACTAAGTAAGCCATTTTATGATcattgttataattttttttatgtaaatgatttaatatattttagacATTATCAAATCCTACCTATAACATTAGCTGATTCaaataatgttaataaaCAACAGCTTGTTGAAATAGGTCCACAGTTTActttacatattattaaaatatttgagGAATGTTTTAAAGGTAGAATTCtatatgaaaatgaaaaatataaaaattatgttacACCTCAACAAGTTAAATTAAATGACCacttgaagaaaaaaattaagaatatgaaaaagaaaaaaaacaaatataaaaagtttaaatttattaagcCAAATATTAAAACGGATATAGACTATTAAAAATGGAAGTATACAAATatgttcttatatatttatatgtttttaatatatatatatatatatatatatatatatatatatatatttatttatttatatttattaatatgttaGGTGCATGTTTTcttaaatgtttatataattttttattattttattttattttttttttcggtTTTTTCGGACATTTTCAAATATACAAAGGAAACAACATTATACTAATAtgaacatttattttttttaattcatataattaaataaaaaaatacatacatatatatatatgtaatgtgggaatataaatttttaagaaCGAGTAATGTTCTTATTATCTATaaacttttaaatataataataaatataaaatcataAAATCAATTTTatcttaattattttttttgaaaaactatatatataataaattatatatatatatatatatatatatatatatatatatatataatcttaCAACGtactatttattattataatatttaaaaaaaaaaaaaaaaaaagctttcttcgtatatataataataaatatataaataaagaatacgttgaataaaaatcattttatttttttttttcttaaaaaacACAGTTtgaagaatattatatatatatataatatattataagtatatgtgtaaaataatatgaatgcaGTAAacgtaatatatatattatatatataataatatattcttaatttataaaataacgttcatgaataataaataatatgtaatcTATCTAtgcaatatatttttataaaatatatgtttttatcttaaaaaaaaaaaaataataaaaaataaaaaaaataatgaaaataaataattaaaaaaaaatatatatatatatataaatattactacaaaaataatttaacattaaaaaaatatatatatatatatatatattatatatatatatataaaggttttatatatattataatattatacttgaacaaaatgatgaatttatatatttaaattataaagtaaaaaagaaaaaaaaatacccgaatttattataaaatcatttttctttgatttacttttcttttcctttatttgtttgtttgtttgtttctttctttctttttatttatttatttattttttttttttttttccaacaACTTTTTTGCCAAGAATATCGAATTTGAAGTAGAAATATAAAGTAAAATATTTtggaaagaaagaaaataaataaaaaaaaaaaaaaaaaatgtcatTGGCTagagaaaaatatttgaaaagaaaaagagaacttttagaaaatataaatttagtTGATATAGGTGAAAAGAAAAGTAATACAGggaaaaatgaagaaaatagtaaatctgataatataaaaaaggaaagtaGATCAAgagattttataaaaaatgataatagaACACGAGatagtttaaaaaaaaatgatcgtgttgaatatatagataatgaTAAGAAACATTTAAAAAGTAACAATTATAAGGGGTTAAcctcatataataataaagatataaaaaatgaaaatagaGATTTGAGGAAATCACCATATGATCATAAAAGATTAAGTAATAGAAATGAACAAGATATAttaagtaataaaaaaaacagatCAAGTGCTAatttacaatataataatgattacaTCCATGGAGGTAAAGACAACaatgtattaataaataacaataataagaTAGCGAATTCtactaataatataaatgaatatataaaagatttaaacaatatagatattaatgatagcttaattttattattttatgtatgtaaattattattagatatGTGTTCAAATGTTAATGTGAATCAAAGTAGTATGAATACATCAGTAACATCTGTTGAGATGTTACGAGATATGAAAAGTAAAAAtcgtaaaaatataaaattatttaaaattaatatattaaataatattttaatatatttatcgaatgaaaatgtaaataatttaacTCAAGGAAATCCaaattataaagataataattttgagAAAAGACATGAAGAAATAAGAATAGATGAAAAGTGTATAGATATTGAACATGTGGGTATAAACATTGTTAttaaagttatatatataaataatataaaaaaattaatatttaaatatttatatttaataaataataatttcaaaCATGATGGAGTgggtaatataaatatgtatgatGGAaggtttaataaaaatgaagaccaaaattattttaacacACCAATGATGGAACAGAAGAATATTAATTTtgtcaataataataataataatatgaataattatcattataataattataatgttaATTATAATCCCTATAATTGTGTAATgcaagaaaatgaaaagaaaagtgttggaaatgtaaataataaagttGTTTTACATAAAAACTTTTTATCAACTGAATATGAgatgaaatataaagaagaaaataaaaataataaaataaattatttagaaaatttattaaatgagcCAACAgcaaaagagaaaaaaattaaagaagaaaaaacaaatatccTTTCCATTATTGAAGCACCAACTGTTATTGAAGAAatgagaataaaaaaatttcaaaaaaaagatgattcagtaaaaattatatgtccTTATTTAACTAAAAAGGTTTGTCAAAAGCATAATAAGGAATGTAATAAAgttcattttaaaaaaattatatcagAACATACTGATGTATCATTAGGAGATTGTTCTTATTTAGATACATGTAGACACATTGAAACATGTAAGTTTGTTCATTATGCTGTAGATAAGGATGATCAACAGATGAATATGAGTACACAAGAAAATTTAAGTCAATCTAAATTATCTTTATCTTCTAATATTAAAGAGAATGTTTATGGTCCCCAATGGATAAGATGTGATTTAAGAAATTTCGATTTaagtatttttaataaatatgttagTGTAGTTATGGCAGATCCACCATGGGATATTCATATGGATTTACCATATGGAACAATGACAGATAATGAAATGAAACTTTTACCTGTACAGTTAATACAAGATGAAGGTATGATCTTTTTATGGGTAACTGGAAGAGCTATGGAATTAGCTCGAGAATGTTTACAAATATGGGGATATAAAAGAGTTGAAGAAATATTGTGGGTAAAAACGAATCATTTACAAAGAATTATAAGAACAGGAAGAACAGGCCATTGGTTAAATCATTCAAAAGAACATTGTTTAGTTGGTATTAAAGGAAACCCAGttataaatagaaatattGATTGTAATGTTATAGTATCAGAGGTAAGAGAAACGTCAAGAAAACCTGATGAAATCTATTCATTAATTGAAAGGTTATGTCCTcagaatttaaaaatagaGCTTTTCGGAAGACCTCATAATTGTAGGAGTAATTGGATAACTTTAGGAAACCAACTTAATGGTGTTGTTTTACATCACCCACAGATAAAggaaagatataataaagtGGCTACACAATTTAACTTGCCATTATGTGAAAAAtgaggatatatatatatatatatatatatatatatatatattataatcatgTGATAAATgtctatttatatatcattttaaatatttaatttcatCAATAAACATGCTAATGATCAttttaaaatgtaaaatagcatattttatatattccttttttttttataacctttaataatatggatattTATAGTAATTAttccatttatttattatatatatatatatatatatatatataatatttaatttatttattatttatttattattattcttttctttttttttttttgttataaaaatatatatatttatatattatatatatgcacagtatcctattttttctttcttttttaacaattatattaatttagaATATATTTGTGGGTATATgattgttttaaaaaatatacaatttatactaaattgtaaaaatatgaaaaattaggatttacaatatatatatatatatatatatatatatgtattttttatttatgtggaaaatatttaattttcattttatttataattaagaTAAACACTTCCTTTATCTTATGCCTTTATTGTGcttatttttaaaacttaACATTATGgtaatatgataattatataaaacataaatgTGAATATAAAAGGGAAAAAACTTGTAatggataaaaatatatatatgtatattttttttttttggagaatttatataaaaagtttctataaaaaaagaaacattctaatatatatatatatatatatgtataattttttttttttttttttttttttttttttttttttttttgtatata is part of the Plasmodium sp. gorilla clade G2 genome assembly, chromosome: 7 genome and encodes:
- a CDS encoding ribosome biogenesis protein BRX1 homolog, putative, with amino-acid sequence MNEENEMNELDDACYEERTNGLENEMKELGSSNNVTKVGELNEMIINETEDDDDKDDEEEDDEEEDDEEEDDEEEDDEEEDDEEEDDEEEDDEEEDDEDEYDDDDEDDDNEDDDNDNDNNNNNNNNNNNEDDLINLQIDEDPYLLKDASYIKKNELWKNRQRVLIVRSPLKKKGCKSFIDNLKLLLPHHKMENKWDKKVPKSELNDISYSRNCNNIIFFDVKRKRYCLWICKSRTGPSLYFEILDYIPLHSLLFSGNCLLYSRPLLIFSKHFDELDHLKLIKEMFIHVFGVPNYHPLSKPFYDHCYNFFYVNDLIYFRHYQILPITLADSNNVNKQQLVEIGPQFTLHIIKIFEECFKGRILYENEKYKNYVTPQQVKLNDHLKKKIKNMKKKKNKYKKFKFIKPNIKTDIDY
- a CDS encoding mRNA (N6-adenosine)-methyltransferase, putative — its product is MSLAREKYLKRKRELLENINLVDIGEKKSNTGKNEENSKSDNIKKESRSRDFIKNDNRTRDSLKKNDRVEYIDNDKKHLKSNNYKGLTSYNNKDIKNENRDLRKSPYDHKRLSNRNEQDILSNKKNRSSANLQYNNDYIHGGKDNNVLINNNNKIANSTNNINEYIKDLNNIDINDSLILLFYVCKLLLDMCSNVNVNQSSMNTSVTSVEMLRDMKSKNRKNIKLFKINILNNILIYLSNENVNNLTQGNPNYKDNNFEKRHEEIRIDEKCIDIEHVGINIVIKVIYINNIKKLIFKYLYLINNNFKHDGVGNINMYDGRFNKNEDQNYFNTPMMEQKNINFVNNNNNNMNNYHYNNYNVNYNPYNCVMQENEKKSVGNVNNKVVLHKNFLSTEYEMKYKEENKNNKINYLENLLNEPTAKEKKIKEEKTNILSIIEAPTVIEEMRIKKFQKKDDSVKIICPYLTKKVCQKHNKECNKVHFKKIISEHTDVSLGDCSYLDTCRHIETCKFVHYAVDKDDQQMNMSTQENLSQSKLSLSSNIKENVYGPQWIRCDLRNFDLSIFNKYVSVVMADPPWDIHMDLPYGTMTDNEMKLLPVQLIQDEGMIFLWVTGRAMELARECLQIWGYKRVEEILWVKTNHLQRIIRTGRTGHWLNHSKEHCLVGIKGNPVINRNIDCNVIVSEVRETSRKPDEIYSLIERLCPQNLKIELFGRPHNCRSNWITLGNQLNGVVLHHPQIKERYNKVATQFNLPLCEK